One Trichosurus vulpecula isolate mTriVul1 chromosome 7, mTriVul1.pri, whole genome shotgun sequence genomic region harbors:
- the CLDN3 gene encoding claudin-3: protein MSMGLEISGVSLAVLGWVGTIVCCALPMWRVSAFIGASIVTAQITWEGLWMNCVVQSTGQMQCKVYDSLLALPQDLQAARALLIVAILLAAFALLVALVGAQCTNCVQDETSKAKITIVAGVIFLLAGLLTLIPVSWSANTIIRDFYSSLVPESQKREMGAALYVGWAASALQLLGGAMLCSSCPPKDKYKPTKILYSGPRSTTTATAAGVGTSYDRKDYV from the coding sequence aTGTCTATGGGCTTGGAAATCTCTGGGGTGTCCCTGGCCGTGCTGGGCTGGGTGGGCACCATCGTGTGCTGCGCGCTGCCCATGTGGCGGGTGTCGGCCTTCATCGGCGCTAGCATCGTGACGGCGCAGATCACCTGGGAGGGCCTGTGGATGAACTGCGTGGTCCAGAGCACGGGCCAGATGCAGTGCAAGGTCTACGACTCTCTGCTGGCCCTGCCCCAGGACCTGCAGGCGGCTCGCGCCCTGCTCATAGTGGCCATCCTGCTGGCCGCCTTCGCGCTGCTCGTGGCCCTGGTGGGCGCGCAGTGCACCAACTGCGTGCAGGACGAGACGTCCAAGGCGAAGATCACCATCGTGGCGGGCGTCATCTTTCTGCTGGCCGGCTTGCTCACGCTCATCCCCGTGTCGTGGTCGGCCAACACCATCATCAGGGACTTCTACAGCAGTTTGGTGCCCGAGTCTCAGAAGCGGGAGATGGGCGCAGCGCTCTATGTGGGCTGGGCGGCCTCCGCGCTGCAGCTGCTGGGCGGGGCGATGCTCTGCAGCTCCTGCCCACCCAAGGACAAGTACAAGCCAACCAAGATCCTCTACTCGGGCCCGCGctccaccaccaccgccactgcCGCGGGTGTGGGGACCAGCTACGACCGCAAGGACTACGTGTGA